CGTTGAGATCGCAATAAAGCTGCTAGAAAAAGAAGGTATTGACGTTAATGCTAAGGATAGTGATGGCGAGACCGCTTTAATATGCACTGCTTACAATGGTCATATTGCAATAGCAACCGCACTGCTACAGACCAAGGGTATTGATGTTAATGCTAAGGATAATGATGGCAATACTGCTTTAATATTGGCTGCTTCCAAAGGTCATATTGAGGTAGTAAAGGTATTGCTACAAACAAAGGGTATTAAGGTTAATGCTAAGAATAAATATGGTAATAATGCTTTAATATTAGCTACTGACAATGGGCACATAGAGATAGCAACCGCACTGCTAGAAAAAGAAGATATTAATACTAAGAATAAAACAGTAAACAAGAGTAAGTTAGAAAAAATTAATAGCAACTGGCTGAGTAATTTTGATGATATGAGTAATGCACAGGCCTTTATCAATCAATGCAACCAGCTAATTAGCCAGGGTGCTGACTTTGAAGCTAAAGATAATAACGGTTATACTGCCTTAATGGTGGCTGTTTCCAAAGGGCACATTGATATAGCAATAAAGCTGCTGCAGACAAAGGGTATTGATGTTGATGCTCAGGTAGAACAAATAGCTAATGCTTTAGTGGCAACTCTAGATATGGACCAGCTGAGCAAACAAAACTTAATAATGTTACAAACATTATATAAATTAGTGCGTTATATTTCTCCTAAGCAGAAGCTTAGTGAGCTCATAGAGCCGGATTGTTATCAAAATCATTTTGATCTTAGCCCGGAGGAAAAACAACAAAGACAGCAAGCCTTAACAATAAACAAGAAAAAACTAGAAGAGCTTAATAGCAACTGGCTGAGTAACCTTGATAATATCAGTAATGAGCAGGCCTTTATCAATCAGTGCAACCAGCTAATTAGCCAGGGCGCTGATGTTAATGCTCAGGATAATGATGGCTATACCGCTTTAATATTGGCTGCTTACAATGGTCACGCTGAGGTCGCAATAAAGCTGCTAGAAATAGAAGGTATTGATGTTAATGTTCAGGACAAAGATGACGAGAATGCTTTAATATGCGCTGCTTCCAATGGTTACACTGAAATAGCAACAAAGTTGCTACAAGTAAAAGGTATTGATGTTAATGCTCAGGATAAGTATGGTGAGACCGCTTTAATAGCGGCTACTGACAATGGTCACACTGAGATAGCAATAAAGTTGCTAGAAATAGAAGGTATTGATGTTAATACTAAGAATAAATATGGCGAGACCGCTTTAAGGTTTAGTGCTCAAAAGGGTCACATTGCGATAGCAACCGCACTGCTACAGACAAAGGGTATTAAGGTTAATGCTCAGGATAATGATGGCAATACTGCTTTAATATGGGCTGCTTACAATGGTCACGCTGAGATAGCAATAAAGCTGCTAGAAACAGAAGGTGTTGAGGTAAATGCTGTAGCTAATGATGGCGAGACCGCTTTAATATTGGCTGCTGGTTGTGGTCACATAGAGATAGCAACCGCACTGCTACAGACAAAGGGTATTAAGGTTAATGCTCAGGATAATATTGGCAATACTGCTTTAATATGGGCTGCTTACAATGGTCACACTGAGATAGCAATAAAGCTGCTAGAAAAAGAAGATATTGATGTTAATGCTAAGAATAAATATGGTAATAATGCTTTAATATTAGCTACTGGCAATGGGCATATAGAGATAGCAACAAAGCTGCTAGAAAGAGAAAATATTGAGGTTAATGCTAAGAATAAAAATGGTGATAATGTTTTAATATTGGCTACTGAAAAGGGTCACACAGAGATCGCAATAAAGCTGCTAGAAAAAGAAGATATTGAGGTTAATACTAAGAATAAAAATGGTGATAATGTTTTAATATTGGCTACTGAAAAGGGTCACACAGAGATCGCAACAAAGCTGCTAGAAAAAGAAGATATTGAGGTTAATACTAAGAATAAAAATGGTGATAATGCTTTAATATTGGCTACTGAAAAGGGTCACACAGAGATCGCAACAAAGCTGCTAGAAAAAGAAGATATTGAGGTTAATACTAAGAATAAAAATGGTGATAATGCTTTAATATTGGCTACTGAAAAGGGTCACACAGAGATAGCAACAAAGCTGCTAGAAAAAGAAGATATTGAGGTTAATGCTAAGAATAAAAATGGTGATAATGCTTTAATATTGGCTACTGAAAAGGGTCACACAGAGATAGCAACAAAGCTGCTACAAGCAAAAGGTATTGATTTTAATGCTAAAAATGATGCTTTAATATTGGCTGTTTGCAAAGGCCACATAGAGATAGCAACCGCACTGCTAGAAAAAGAAGATATTAAGGATCATTATAACAATGCTGCTTTAATATTGGCTGCTTCCAAAGGTCACACAGAGATAGTAACAAAGCTGCTACAAGCAAAAGGTGTTAATGTTAATGCTAAGGATTATAATAACAATACTGCTTTAATATTGGCTGCTTCCAAAGGTCATATTGAGGTAGTAAAGGTATTGCTACAAACAAAGGGTATTAAGGTTAATGCTAAGAATAAATATGGTAATAATGCTTTAATATTAGCTACTGACAATGGGCATATAGAGATAGCAACCGCACTGCTAGAAAAAGAAGATATTGATGTTAATGCTAAAAAAAATAATGATAGCGAGACCGCTTTAATATTAGCTACTGACAATGGGCATATAGAGATAGCAACAAAGCTGCTAGAAAGAGAAAATATTCAGGTTAATGCTAAGAATAAAAATGGTGATAATGCTTTAATATTGGCTGCTGAAAAGGGTCACACAGAGATAGCAACAAAGCTGCTACAAGCAAAAGATATTGAGGTTAATGCTAAGAATAAAAATGGTGATAATGCTTTAATATTGGCTGCTGAAAAGGGTCACACAGAGATAGCAACAAAGCTGCTACAAGCAAAAGGTATTAATGTTAATGCTAAGGATAAATATGGTGGCGATACTGCTTTAACATTGGCTGCCTCCGAAGGTCACACAGAGATAATCACAAAGCTATTACAAGCAAAAGATATTAATGTTAATGCTAAAAATAATAATGGCCAAACTGCGATGAATATAGCGAATCAAAAAGGTTATACAAGTATAGTGGAGTTAATAAAAAATAGGCTTAATAAGATTAATAGAGTGCCGGAAGCAAAAAGAACATTTGTATCTAGGCTTTTTGCTCAGGCTACATCTTATATAGGTTATAAATAATATCCCTAATTTTTAATAGTATCTGGCTATGATTAAGGTCGGTTTATTGTCGGCCTTTTTTTATAGTTTTGAATGTAGGCCATTTTGCTAAATAGAAGATTTATTTTGATTTAAAGTTTTTTTTTATTCATTGAGTGTTAATATTTGGTGGATAATAATTAATATAGGTATGAGTTATGGTTAACGAAACATTAAATGCTCAAGTAACTACATCGGATAACAGCCCTATTACTAACTTTAGTTCTCTTCCAGAAGAGTTGGCTACCAAAACTCTAAGCTTTTTCTCATCTAATAAAGATATTGCTAATGGCAAGCTAGTACTAAAGGAATGGCAGGAATATGCTAAAAAAGCTTTAGTCTACTATGCTAAAGGGAGGTTTGATCCTAAATATATTGATACAGCTTTCTTATCTAAGCTTCAAGTTCCTCTAGAACACGCCAGAACCTTTATAGATTATAGATATAAAGGCCTGCAAGAGGATAAAAATGATATCCAGCTTGATAGATACTTTGAGGGTAATGCAGCTGCAATTACACCAATCGCTCAAGAGACAGTTACAGTAGAAACTCTTATAACAATATTAGAAGATTTAGAGAAAAAGCAGCAGCAAATCAATAGCAAGCAGAAAGTAGAGATAGAATATACTATAAATTCTTTAGAAGATTTAGTTAATTATATTAAAGCATATGATCAGCTCAAAGATAAGCACTACTTATTAAAGATTGACATTAATCAAAATGAAAGCTCAATCAATCAAGATTTAATTAACCCCTTATTAGATATTATTAAACTTAGCAATGACCAAAATCTCCAGCAATCTATTAACATAAGCTATAATAATGAAGTTATTCAAATCACTTACGATCAAGCCAAACATATTGCTAACCATATTACTGTTCTTGAATTAGCAAGCTGCGGTATAAAAGCAGAGGGGGCTAAAACAATAGCTGGCTATTTAAAAACTAATACCACTCTAACTTCTCTTAACTTAGGATATAATGACATAGGAACTGCGGGAGCTATAGCAATAGCTGATACTTTAAACACTAATAAAACTCTTGCTTCTCTTGACTTAAAATATAATGACATAGGAGCTGCGGGAGCCAAGGATTTAGCTGATACTTTAAAAACTAACACTACTCTTGCTTCTCTTGATTTAGAACTGAATGGCATAAAAGATGCGGGAGCCAAGGATTTAGCTAGTGCTTTAAAAGTTAACAAATCCCTTGCTTCTCTTAACTTAGAATTGAATAGCGTAAGAGATGCGGGAGCCAAGGATTTAGCTGATGCTTTGGAAACTAATACCGCTCTCACTTCTCTTAACTTGGCATATAATAATATAAAAGTTGGGGGTGCTAAAGATTTAGCTAATGCTTTAACAGCCAATAAAGCTCTTACTTCTCTTAAATTAGATATTAATAACATAGGAGATGCAGGAGCTAAGGATTTAGCAAAAGCTTTAAAAACTAATACAGCTCTTACTCATCTTGATTTAACCCGTAATGAAATAGGAGCTGCGGGAGCTAAGGATTTAGCTAATGCTTTAGAAATTAATAAAGCTCTTAGATTTCTTAACTTGAGAATGAATTACATAAAATCTGCGGGAGCCAAGGATTTAGCTGATGCTTTGAAAACTAACAAAGCTCTTGCTCATCTTGATTTAACCCTTAATTACATAGAAGCTGCGGGAGCTATAGCAATAGCATATGCTTTACAAACTAATAAAACCCTTACTTCTCTTAGCTTGGAAGAAAATAACATAGGAGCTGCAGGAGCTAGCGCCTTAGGCAAAGTCAGCGCTTATGTAAAAATG
This window of the Rickettsiales endosymbiont of Stachyamoeba lipophora genome carries:
- a CDS encoding ankyrin repeat domain-containing protein, whose amino-acid sequence is MSIKIIQSFINGHSTVSLEQALKAIKSLNKEELITPNCWVNTNDQNSLLQYLLRPDFGLSDNAKANRLALIRGILANPHAQSAIKVINHLAEVINPEQLLDELEDTIDDTDEYIEQTASQEFIKENGETSILKAMNLNEPAIIWLMLTNPKIIAQADLINGAIKLEQLKALFNTIQPNDTDKLIKTLSEHNDRDEVTIETLLPFAISHGFSSIAGFLLNTEHDLNLAPTETELLQADGTVTRILNSNNAVTAAIVNIGRNKDNPERLLTGFHILQALLLNPKVGLGLSFKAEADVVSTIEGYIISALEEIPTLVDGKLILLPLCQKHEQAQKEHLTSLTTHQLKQIINALVVTLDMDQLSSQDLVILQTLYSLVYYNPPKQKLSELIEPDYYQVQPRLNLKEKQRRQQSLTINKNKLEEVNSKWLSNFDNISNEQAFINQCNQLISQGADVNAQDNDDYTALILAVSRGHTEIAIKLLEKEGIDVNAQDNDGNTALILAAYNGHVEIAIKLLEKEGIDVNAKDSDGETALICTAYNGHIAIATALLQTKGIDVNAKDNDGNTALILAASKGHIEVVKVLLQTKGIKVNAKNKYGNNALILATDNGHIEIATALLEKEDINTKNKTVNKSKLEKINSNWLSNFDDMSNAQAFINQCNQLISQGADFEAKDNNGYTALMVAVSKGHIDIAIKLLQTKGIDVDAQVEQIANALVATLDMDQLSKQNLIMLQTLYKLVRYISPKQKLSELIEPDCYQNHFDLSPEEKQQRQQALTINKKKLEELNSNWLSNLDNISNEQAFINQCNQLISQGADVNAQDNDGYTALILAAYNGHAEVAIKLLEIEGIDVNVQDKDDENALICAASNGYTEIATKLLQVKGIDVNAQDKYGETALIAATDNGHTEIAIKLLEIEGIDVNTKNKYGETALRFSAQKGHIAIATALLQTKGIKVNAQDNDGNTALIWAAYNGHAEIAIKLLETEGVEVNAVANDGETALILAAGCGHIEIATALLQTKGIKVNAQDNIGNTALIWAAYNGHTEIAIKLLEKEDIDVNAKNKYGNNALILATGNGHIEIATKLLERENIEVNAKNKNGDNVLILATEKGHTEIAIKLLEKEDIEVNTKNKNGDNVLILATEKGHTEIATKLLEKEDIEVNTKNKNGDNALILATEKGHTEIATKLLEKEDIEVNTKNKNGDNALILATEKGHTEIATKLLEKEDIEVNAKNKNGDNALILATEKGHTEIATKLLQAKGIDFNAKNDALILAVCKGHIEIATALLEKEDIKDHYNNAALILAASKGHTEIVTKLLQAKGVNVNAKDYNNNTALILAASKGHIEVVKVLLQTKGIKVNAKNKYGNNALILATDNGHIEIATALLEKEDIDVNAKKNNDSETALILATDNGHIEIATKLLERENIQVNAKNKNGDNALILAAEKGHTEIATKLLQAKDIEVNAKNKNGDNALILAAEKGHTEIATKLLQAKGINVNAKDKYGGDTALTLAASEGHTEIITKLLQAKDINVNAKNNNGQTAMNIANQKGYTSIVELIKNRLNKINRVPEAKRTFVSRLFAQATSYIGYK